In Drosophila simulans strain w501 chromosome X, Prin_Dsim_3.1, whole genome shotgun sequence, one DNA window encodes the following:
- the LOC6725057 gene encoding L-asparaginase: MDIPVLKTNGHERLASLDKSMPPASPTLPSPTIRRNKSDGKLMAQDVKEARVKVIYTGGTIGMVRNERNVLAPIPNALVRSIRKYPNIHDEEYALRRFGASASMAPLVLPIVQGVDRRVIYQIAEYTPLLDSSNMTMNDWARIASDIQQSYEFFDGFVVLHGTDTLSYTASALSFMLENLGKTVIITGSQIPIFETRTDGKDNFTSALIIAGNYIIPEVCIFFGHKLMRGNRTVKVSSNALDAFDSPNVPPLARIGIDVNVDYRLIFRPCTIERFCVHLNLDENVGLVRIFPSISHSTFRAFLAPPIRGVVLQSFGSGNIPSNRTDLIDELRAAGERGVIIINCTQCPNGTVAEIYDTGKVLCDVGVIPGFDMTPEAALAKLAYVIGKEEWSLDIKKQMMQSNLRGELTSLKAAKIEDYDLVDAVARSLHLSSPQELDQLGETLFPAMINAAVAEGDPKKINNLKAYGADLSGTNHDQRTALHLACQLGNVEIVKYLLQNGVSVHVRDRYDRTPLLEAVATDSHEIIQLLINCGAHLTGSSRAVGEQLCAAAARGSMIRLKSYQYAGADLAQSDPSGRTALHVAALHGFPEVVQYVLPYFENPHEKDMLGLTAMDYAERGGHAAVMEALKS, encoded by the exons ATGGATATTCCCGTCCTGAAGACCAATGGTCACGAGAGGCTGGCCTCGCTGGACAAAAGCATGCCGCCGGCATCGCCCACTTTGCCGAGTCCGACGATCCGCAGGAACAAAAGTGACGGAAAACTCATGGCCCAGGATGTCAAGGAGGCGCGGGTGAAGGTCATCTACACTGGCGGCACCATCGGCATGGTGCGCAACGAGCGGAATG TGCTGGCTCCCATTCCCAATGCCCTGGTGCGCAGCATACGCAAATATCCGAACATCCACGACGAGGAGTACGCGCTGCGACGCTTTGGAGCATCTGCATCGATGGCTCCACTGGTGCTGCCCATTGTGCAGGGCGTGGATCGCCGGGTTATCTACCAGATCGCGGAATATACACCGCTGCTGGACAGCAGCAATATGACGATGAACGATTGGGCGCGAATCGCCAGTGATATTCAg CAATCGTACGAGTTCTTCGATGGCTTTGTGGTGCTCCATGGCACCGACACGCTTTCCTACACCGCATCTGCGTTGTCGTTCATGTTGGAGAACCTGGGCAAGACCGTGATCATCACGGGCTCCCAAATACCGATCTTTGAGACGCGAACCGATGGCAAGGACAATTTTACGTCGGCCTTGATCATTGCCGGTAACTACATCATTCCGGAGGTTTGCATCTTCTTTGGCCACAAGCTGATGCGCGGCAATCGGACGGTGAAGGTCAGTTCGAATGCCTTGGACGCGTTCGATTCACCGAATGTTCCGCCGCTGGCAAGGATCGGCATTGATGTGAACGTCGACTACCGCCTAATATTCCGGCCATGCACAATTGAAAGGTTTTGCGTACACTTGAATCTCGACGAGAACGTCGGCTTGGTGCGAATCTTTCCGAGCATTTCGCATTCCACATTCCGGGCATTCCTGGCGCCACCGATTCGCGGCGTTGTCCTGCAATCTTTCGGGTCCGGAAACATACCATCGAACCGAACAGACCTCATCGATGAACTGCGTGCGGCTGGCGAACGAGGCGTTATCATCATCAATTGTACGCAGTGCCCCAATGGCACAGTGGCGGAGATCTACGATACGGGCAAGGTGCTCTGCGATGTCGGTGTAATTCCCGGTTTCGATATGACGCCCGAGGCGGCGCTGGCCAAGCTGGCCTATGTCATCGGCAAGGAGGAGTGGTCACTCGATATAAAGAAGCAG ATGATGCAGTCAAACCTGAGGGGCGAACTGACCTCCTTAAAGGCTGCCAAAATAGAGGACTACGACTTGGTGGATGCAGTGGCTCGGTCTCTGCACTTGTCCTCGCCCCAAGAACTGGATCAGCTGGGCGAAACGCTCTTTCCGGCCATGATTAACGCCGCTGTGGCCGAAGGTGATCCCAAGAAGATCAACAACTTGAAAGCCTATGGCGCCGACTTGTCGGGCACGAATCATGACCAGCGAACGGCCCTGCACTTGGCTTGTCAGCTGGGAAACGTCGAGATCGTCAAGTACCTACTGCAGAACGGGGTGTCCGTGCACGTGCGTGATCGGTATGATCGCACTCCACTTCTGGAGGCTGTCGCCACCGATAGCCACGAGATCATCCAGCTACTGATCAACTGTGGTGCCCATTTGACGGGCTCTTCGCGAGCGGTGGGCGAGCAATTGTGTGCGGCAGCTGCCAGGGGATCGATGATCAGATTGAAGTCCTATCAATACGCCGGTGCCGATCTCGCCCAGTCGGATCCTTCAGGCAGGACGGCCTTGCACGTGGCAGCACTGCACGGATTTCCGGAGGTGGTGCAGTACGTCCTGCCCTATTTCGAGAATCCGCACGAGAAGGACATGCTCGGCCTGACCGCCATGGATTATGCGGAGCGCGGCGGACACGCAGCGGTTATGGAGGCCCTAAAATCATAG